The Fusarium falciforme chromosome 7, complete sequence genome window below encodes:
- a CDS encoding HET domain-containing protein: MEWLSGWLTGLRAALCPSCGRKLGPIDWKDDWNWVTTFQRIDEALALGCLRCIFTVDCLKVCPTTASIDYSLIERAKAWKMHNLIFVLVKDEGSETGLRSIDLELFSPQEGNALDILQISTVRKTLIGDTASKNSFAMISSWIDECLQMHPDCAKSEQITREKGKFPARLLDLTNGKVVLREGIRPDRYICLSHCWGKTAHTALTTKKTFKDHLVAIDWDCLTQTFQDAITICRRLGIFFLWIDSLCIIQDCDEDWKREAAPMGSIYESAFLTIAATKASDSSGGCFSKAGPAFIGSPVPGHPGWLVREQPTKFPATWFDLDNESSGFPLLSRAWVYQEMRLSRRVLHFCSAEIMWECRSAKRSESGISNEYRDSEEPHFYPGTGKIEVGEYTHLDCAGLWRQTVREFSRLNITFQTEKLPAMAALAERMAEMRAGHDTYLAGLWRNTISQDLLWRRLVKDDYKVDRDYSACRCEPFCQPQPSGVPTWSWASTSCTVTWDAGYTVMASFAVKHVHYEVVEPRYLGGCSMARIEIESPVVRVEQMNGASIALRHIISLASYQDNCASQQGQQSTIGQFAVSRYVPDRAPDTIPSEVYTDMLFIPIAHPESEWHLDIVGLHVGKRCGCCNYERLGWFGMEHGEYFKHSNRRLVTKYGWPYEHGIGNEIPDKEPFTKRLLDVLLEMPREVITLV, encoded by the exons ATGGAATGGCTCTCGGGATGGCTTACTGGCCTTAGAGCCGCCTTATGTCCCTCCTGTGGTCGTAAGCTTGGGCCTATCGACTGGAAAGACGACTGGAACTGGGTTACGACATTTCAAAGAATCGACGAAGCCTTGGCACTCGGCTGCCTGAGATGCATCTTCACCGTCGACTGCTTAAAGGTCTGTCCAACAACGGCAAGCATCGATTATTCTTTGATTGAGCGAGCCAAGGCTTGGAAGATGCACAACCTCATTTTTGTTCTTGTTAAGGACGAAGGGTCCGAGACTGGATTGCGCAGCATTGATTTGGAGCTTTTTTCACCTCAAG AAGGCAATGCGCTTGACATCTTGCAGATCTCAACGGTGCGGAAGACTCTCATCGGAGACACAGCCTCAAAAAATTCCTTTGCCATGATTTCCTCCTGGATAGATGAGTGCTTACAGATGCACCCAGACTGCGCAAAGTCTGAACAAATCACCCGTGAGAAGGGAAAGTTTCCAGCCCGACTCCTTGACCTAACCAACGGGAAAGTGGTGCTTCGTGAGGGCATCCGTCCAGACCGATACATCTGTTTGAGCCACTGCTGGGGTAAAACCGCCCACACGGCCTTGACGACAAAGAAGACATTCAAAGACCACCTTGTCGCCATCGATTGGGACTGCCTCACACAAACCTTCCAAGACGCCATAACCATCTGTCGTCGCTTGGGTATATTTTTTCTCTGGATCGATTCTCTATGTATCATCCAAGACTGCGATGAGGACTGGAAACGCGAGGCCGCTCCCATGGGGAGCATCTACGAATCCGCCTTCTTGACTATCGCCGCAACAAAGGCCAGCGATAGTTCCGGAGGTTGCTTCTCCAAGGCTGGCCCGGCGTTCATTGGATCCCCGGTGCCCGGACACCCCGGCTGGCTGGTGAGAGAACAACCGACTAAGTTTCCTGCCACGTGGTTCGATCTAGATAACGAGTCTTCCGGATTTCCACTCCTAAGCCGGGCATGGGTGTACCAGGAGATGCGGCTCTCTCGACGCGTCTTACACTTTTGCTCGGCTGAGATCATGTGGGAGTGTCGCTCTGCCAAAAGATCCGAGAGCGGCATCAGTAACGAGTATAGAGACTCTGAAGAACCACATTTCTACCCGGGGACAGGCAAGATCGAGGTTGGAGAGTACACCCATCTCGACTGCGCCGGCCTCTGGCGGCAGACGGTCAGAGAGTTCTCACGGCTCAACATCACTTTCCAGACTGAAAAGCTACCTGCCATGGCTGCCCTCGCGGAACGCATGGCTGAGATGAGAGCGGGCCATGACACGTATCTAGCTGGGCTCTGGCGCAACACCATTTCCCAAGATCTTCTCTGGAGACGCCTTGTCAAGGACGACTACAAAGTAGACCGCGATTACTCCGCATGTCGCTGCGAGCCGTTTTGCCAGCCACAACCTAGCGGCGTACCGACCTGGTCCTGGGCCTCGACGTCTTGTACCGTGACATGGGATGCTGGCTATACCGTGATGGCCTCCTTTGCTGTCAAGCATGTGCACTACGAGGTCGTTGAGCCAAGATACCTTGGAGGCTGCTCCATGGCTAGAATCGAGATTGAAAGCCCAGTTGTGAGGGTTGAGCAAATGAACGGTGCTTCCATCGCATTGCGTCACATTATAAGTCTTGCGAGTTACCAAGACAACTGTGCTAGTCAACAGGGCCAACAATCCACAATCGGCCAGTTCGCAGTGAGCCGCTACGTGCCCGATCGAGCCCCCGACACCATCCCCAGCGAAGTATACACCGATATGCTCTTCATCCCGATAGCTCACCCTGAGTCGGAGTGGCATCTGGACATTGTTGGCCTCCACGTTGGGAAGAGGTGTGGGTGTTGCAACTACGAGCGGCTCGGTTGGTTCGGCATGGAGCATGGAGAATATTTCAAGCATTCTAATCGGAGATTGGTGACCAAATATGGGTGGCCTTACGAGCATGGAATAGGAAACGAGATACCGGACAAAGAGCCGTTCACCAAGAGACTGTTGGATGTGTTGTTGGAGATGCCTCGGGAGGTTATCACGCTGGTCTGA
- a CDS encoding Autophagy-related protein produces MSNNDPAPSIDKPHALPSEVLDDNPIVAPDQVDEKYRTTKYEVWAYYAYYVGNNGLSLFNFAPTAFQNLLYQASGDSEKLPFIGKQRSVNSVVLLSNGISFAIQIVVFLVLGSFADFGTWRPNILIALSIIAYAVGFGWLGVHTPDKWHVGVGLYMVGLIAYQTTLTFWTAAFPAIARNTAEMKAHADDLVAGKISRAEYDHEDSMKRSQLANVAFYVQSVAEIVILAVIVGIMFGLDVNASESNNNWGLSVLIAFASGVWLLVSLPWFFLEKRRPGQDPGDRNIVLAGLSQLFYAMRQIWRLKQSLLYLVGYFLLGDSLNTTVTVISTLQNSIVAYNTLQLTYLLIVGIAAQAVGILAFWTIQKRYKFDTKTMFNAIAFCIVLLDGWGMIGIWTNRFGFHNLWEVWVYQAFYGLFVCPWYSYSQIMISEVTPRGHEFLFFSLFSIVGKTSSFIGPIVSSAIIDASPSGNASTPFYFLFALSLVSFAILVVGVDLQKSRLEQEQFLQEKKEKLEGETMLAL; encoded by the exons ATGTCTAACAACGACCCAGCCCCCAGCATCGATAAACCACACGCCTTGCCCAGCGAGGTGCTGGACGACAATCCAATTGTGGCTCCAGATCAAGTCGACGAGAAATACCGCACTACCAAATACGAAGTCTGGGCATACTATGC CTATTACGTTGGAAATAATGGCTTGTCTCTGTTCA ATTTCGCCCCAACAGCCTTCCAGAATCTTCTCTACCAAGCTTCCGGCGATAGCGAGAAGCTTCCTTTCATCGGCAAGCAGCGCTCCGTCAACAGTGTCGTTCTCCTGAGCAACGGCATCTCCTTTGCCATCCAAattgtcgtcttcctcgtgcTTGGCAGCTTCGCCGACTTTGGCACCTGGAGACCAAAcatcctcatcgccctctccatcatcgccTATGCCGTCGGCTTCGGCTGGTTGGGCGTGCACACGCCAGACAAATGGCACGTGGGTGTCGGCCTCTACATGGTCGGACTGATCGCCTACCAGACTACCCTGACCTTCTGGACGGCTGCGTTCCCAGCCATTGCGCGCAACacggccgagatgaaggCCCATGCCGACGACCTTGTTGCGGGAAAGATTTCGAGGGCCGAGTATGATCATGAGGACTCGATGAAGAGGAGTCAGCTGGCCAACGTTGCCTTCTACGTCCAGTCAGTGGCCGAGATTGTCATTCTGGCTGTCATCGTCGGCATCATGTTTGGGCTGGATGTCAATGCGAGCGAGTCGAACAACAACTGGGGGTTGAGTGTGCTGATTGCCTTTGCGAGCGGCGTCTGGTTGCTTGTCTCGCTGCCCTGGTTCTTtctggagaagaggaggccTGGTCAGGACCCTGGGGACAGGAACATTGTTCTCGCTGGCTTGTCGCAGCTTTTCTATGCCATGCGTCAGATCTGGAGGCTAAAGCAGAGCTTGCTTTATCTTGTCG GTTACTTCTTGCTAGGCGATTCTCTCAACACCACAGTCACGGTGATTTCAACACTGCAAAACAGCATTGTGGCGTACAATACGCTGCAGTTGACCTATCTTCTCATCGTGGGCATTGCAGCTCAG GCTGTTGGTATTCTCGCCTTCTGGACCATCCAAAAACGATACAAATTCGACACAAAGACCATGTTCAATGCAATTGCATTCTGCATTGTCCTCTTGGACGGTTGGGGTATGATTGGCATTTGGACCAACAGATTCGGGTTCCATAACCTGTGGGAAGTTTGG GTCTATCAAGCTTTCTACGGTCTCTTCGTCTGCCCTTGGTACAGTTACTCTCAGATCATGATCTCCGAAGTCACGCCCCGAGGCCACGaattcctcttcttcagcttgTTCAGTATTGTCGGCAAAACATCCTCGTTCATTGGACCAATTGTGTCCAGCGCCATCATCGACGCCTCGCCTTCTGGAAACGCATCGACACCCTTTTACTTCCTTTTCGCTTTGAGTCTTGTGAGCTTTGCCATTCTGGTTGTTGGCGTGGATCTGCAGAAGAGTCGGTTGGAGCAGGAACAATTCTTGCaagagaaaaaggaaaagTTGGAGGGCGAAACTATGCTTGCATTATGA
- a CDS encoding Pectate lyase, producing MSSLRQSLVTLALAMPIALACVAKNSIPEATETISNNEPIEVAAGEVFDGKGARYDRGAGACKNQEEGGQADTVFILREGATLRNVIIGPDQHEGVYCIGGGCTIENVWFEDVCEDAISIKEDAAGTTTNIIGGGAFHAADKVIQHNGCGAVSIKDFYAEDYGKVYRACGTCDACKRDVRVEGVSAYGGGEVVGINVETGDTAELVNVCTDAKTPCQLYDGPGSKAGEC from the exons ATGTCCTCCCTTCGTCAATCTCTTGTCactttggccttggccatgcCCATCGCCCTGGCATGTGTCGCCAAGAACTCTATCCCCGAGGCCACCGAGACCATTTCCAACAACGAGCCCATTGAGGTTGCCGCTGGAGAGGTCTTTGACGGCAAGGGAGCGCGCTACGACCGTGGAGCTGGTGCCTGCAAGAACCAGGAAGAAGGAG GCCAGGCTGATACCGTCTTCATTCTTCGAGAGGGTGCTACTCTCCGCAACGTCATCATCGGCCCCGATCAGCACGAGGGTGTCTACTGCATTGGCGGAGGCTGCACCATCGAGAACGTGTGGTTCGAGGACGTCTGTGAAgatgccatctccatc AAGGAGGATGCTGCCGGCACAACCACCAACATCATTGGAGGAGGTGCTTTCCACGCTGCGGACAAGGTCATCCAGCACAACGGTTGCGGAGCTGTCAGCATCAAGGAC TTCTACGCCGAGGACTACGGCAAGGTCTACCGTGCCTGTGGAACC TGCGACGCATGCAAGCGCGATGTTCGCGTCGAGGGCGTGTCTGCTTACGGTGGCGGAGAGGTTGTGGGTATCAACGTCGAGACTGGAGACACTGCTGAGCTTGTCAACGTCTGCACAGACGCCAAGACGCCTTGCCAGCTTTACGATGGCCCTGGCTCCAAAGCTGGCGAGTGCTAA